Part of the Babylonia areolata isolate BAREFJ2019XMU chromosome 4, ASM4173473v1, whole genome shotgun sequence genome, cgtatatggttttgtccgaacgcagtgacgcctccttgagctactgaaactgaaactgataccagGCTTCTACTGCTGGCATGAacttggtttaaaaaaacaacaacctggtttaaccctttgactgctgctgatgagtatgttcaacagtgaagggctgtcacctcatttagTGATTTCGATCAAAtggagcttgcaggtcaggatgtcagtcatcactctgtatctggacttcttcctcttgaggCTGcagtacttttgttcagcaaaatcaatgacaccactgaGAAATTCACAAAAAGTTGTAAATGCCTTTCAAACCCATACAACACTGATCTAACTTCACCAAAGttcagcaatcaaggggttaaataTGTATATTATAATCTATACATGTTTGCACATGGCCACATTAAcatgtcacacatgcacacacaccaaaccatacaTAGCTGAAAtacaccagagagagacagacagacagacagacagactgacagacacagagacagacacagagagagagaggtttatacAGGTATTTAGATACATGCACTCTTAAATTTTCTCCCCACATCAACTAGCAATCACATTGTTAAAATCAAAACTAGCTGGGTATTTTTGTCTTAAAAACACACCAGACAGAGAATGCTGATTCTTCAACATGTGATGCATCTATTTTAGGCTATGACCTTTTGCATGCTTAAAAAATATGccagatttgttttgttgttgttgggttttttgttgttgtttttcaagcacCAGCAGATCTGCACCGAAGTTCACccggaagatcagaaaaatcatTATCTTTCATCTGCATGGTCATGCCAggtataaaaaaaatgtatacacaacatacacacatggtGATACACGTCTACATAGAATCACATATGtacaaccacatacacatacacacaccaaaaaaatcaaaaacaaacacaaacacacgtacacacacacacacacacacactgataaacatcCAAACAGAatgcacgaccacacacacacacatccaagcacAATTAAACatgcatgaccacacacacacacaaacacactcacatacacagacataaataaaatacatgacatatacacataaatgtacatgagggGTAtactcacatgcaaacacacgtgaTAAATTTTACATATTACATAACATTTCTTACAAACATAAAAGgtcaacactcacacaagcaGCCGATGAtgccccctcatacacacatccaaacagaatcacacaaacacgaccacatacacacacactctctctctctctccctctgtctctctcacatatgaTAAATgcaatatatgatatatatatatatatatatatatatatatatatatatatatatgatgtacaaaaaaaagttcaacacTCACAAAGCGGGCGACGCCCACCCTCACTGGGTGCTGATGTCCACCAGAAGGTCACACTGGGCACTGCTCAGTTCCACGCCCCCCTCATCACCTGGCACCACgtccggtgggggtgggggctggggagggggtgggggaggtctcCTCCTGGGAGGGATGGGCGGGGGCCGTGGGGTGGCTTCATcttgcctctcctcctccttgtccccgCCCTCCTTGCTCTTCTCCTGCTGACTGATGACGGTGGCGGCCGCCTTGATGGCTTCGTCCGAGTCGGGGGTGGAAGGGCTGGGGGTGCTGCTGCTGGCTGCAGAGAGGACCACCTGGATGTTGCTGGGCTTGCACAGCCCTTCTGACTGGTCAATGTTCACCGTCagtatctcctcctcttcctcctccttgtcgcTGTCGCTGTCTGAGGAGGACAGGGCTATATGGCGCTCCTCTTGCCCACCGCACGCCTCCTCTCCGCGGCTGGAGACATCAGCCTCGGAGAATGTCGCCCAGTCACTGTctccctgtgtggctggctgtccaaatatatcctcctcctcttcttctcctcctcctcctctctcctccttcttgccCTTGAAGTAGACCAGCTCGGTGGGCGGGTTGGAGTCTGACTTCAGGTCGGCAGCCCGACCTAGtttgggggaggtggaaggggaaagGGTTGGGGGGATGAGAACACGtcgaggggaggggggcacgTGCCCCACCTCATCCACCACCAATGCGGAACGCGTGTGGCTGAACAGTATCTCCTCATTGAACACAAAGCACGACTCCGTCTGCGATTCCGACTGCTTGCGAGCACTCCTCGGGCTTTTCACCTTGGAGGGAAACTCACTGTTTGGCAGAGAGATCTTTAATTTTTCTTGGAAAGGGGAGGCAGGTGTGTCAGGGGAACTTGAAATGTATTCCTCGAGTGTGACAACGTTTATGGGAGTCGTGCTTCGAGGCCTCACAATTGGCGATGTTTTCACCTGTAGCCTCTGCAATCTTTTCTCGTATGCTTTTCTCTTCGATGGTGAAGCGATCTGCCCTGGGTCTAAGCCTTCAGGGTACAGGTTCAGAGAATAGTCATTGCTTTTATCTCGAAGGATGAGACGCCTCTGAGTCTGCGGCGTATAGTCagtgtcgtcgtcatcttcatcatcatcctgagTGGCGGAGGCGGATGCAGAGCCTTTGATTGGTCTAAAAGTGAATGTATCACAGCCTGATCCTGAGCTGGAGGATGAATCAGAATCCTGATGTTTGAGCCAGGCACCTTGAATCTTTCCGATAGACTGCACCTGTGAAGAAGGGGAAGCCGCTGTCTCCTGAGCCTCTTTCTCCCCTTCGATCGGAGCAGAAGGATCGCTGCTCGATTCACCAGTGGTGTCTAACTCTATCCCATCTACAGCAGCAGAGGGCTGTGACTCCACAGCGTCAGGCAGGTCAGGGGTGGGGCtgtggttggtgggtgtgggcaCCTCCTCTTCGTCAGAGCCCTCTGCcgcgggggaagagggggatgggtggCTGTCATCATTCTGCAGAGCAGGGTGGGCAGCGGAGGGCAGCTGGCAGTGTGGCTCGGTGCCAGCCTTGCCAGCACCACCTCTGCCCTTGGACTGTGCTCCCCCAATCTTCGGGCTGTCACCTGGGGGGCGGGGCGCCCGGGGGTCGTGGTCACCTGACCGCACAGGGGTGGACAGGGGGCTGGGTTCGCTCCTCACTGCTGGCACATCCTCATCTCCGAGGTCGATGGTATCAAAGGTGGCAAGGGGGGCTTTCAGGGATGTGTGGAAGTAGATGTAGTCTTGGTGCTGTTGAGGCAACCTTTGCATAGCCAATCACAGGGCCACCATCCTCTGAACAAGCCAAGCACACAGAAACATTAACTGAATCAATGACAATTTTCACAaggcaaggattttttttttttttttttaacaagaaagtTGGATAATGATAGTTAACAttgtgatggggtggtaaggtggtgttagagaaggtgaagacaggtagaaggtgttagtagaagagagctgcagccaggcaaggtagactcaggAAGGTTGTGCGCtggtttcttcttttattttctcaatcttccaggccaggagagttctctctttgtctggcactcactcactccttatattctgttccgctgaaccgcaaagccagcgccgcgaagcgactcacaaaaccggccctccgcgagccttgaggggccaagcctgtgtttgtttgaccaaatttagtggcttctgactttcggctcggggaactaacatagacatattatatatcacacaaaactacaagagacaagcattttcttaagctaaaccattttctacaaaaataatgtagttaaaaactgtcaACAAAAAGAGCCACTGAATGAACAAGCTTTTAacaagttcatgtatcatttctgtacatAACAACAATTAATatgtcgcgatatgtaatataattgtaacagttaagtaactgaaaatcctgaatttccaactatataaaaatcatcaatagaatctgcttctagagtaaagattttttatgtcaaaattcaagagaaaactcaacggacagctcctgtgtcggcaccgcttggcggtgcttttggcacttgtgatcgacaatgaaatactttatttaaaccaactacaacacaactatacatgtatgatacgaatcagattgataacagaaatgcaaaccatctgcaacatatgtgcagacctgcaagtgcctgactGCCTTCGTGTGCATGTGCCagcagaagatcctgtaatccatatcagcattcggtgggttttggaaacaagaacatacccagtatgcacactcccaaaaacggagtatagttgcctacatggtggggtaaaaacagccataaacataaaagcccattcatgtatatataagtgaacatgggagtttcagcccatgaacgaagaagaagaagaaagaatacttcttttttgtccttttttttcacaaGTTAGTAAATCAATGCATGATATTATTCATCATTTGATACAGAAAAAACTGCAGAAAAAAGAATTCTGCCAACACAAATAAGTACAAGCACAAAACTTGCAATCCTGCAATCTGAGAACTACAGAAACATAAGATATGCCTGTAGATATTATCATTACTTGCACCATTAACCTTAACATTAAAAACATATTGAAACAAGTGGGTCAAGGACAGATATTTGTGGGTCTGTAACACGGTGAAAGTTCTTCTCCCTTGAAGCTTGTCTATATTTCAGTTTCATGTGAAATTCATTCCTGACAAAATGTTAtcctacagcacagtacagtactatACAGTACACTGTATAGTGCAGTACAAAACTACAATACAGTAAAAATACACAGCAGAGCAACATAATCATTCCTTTGtatcacaatacagcacagtaccaTGCAACAAGGCTGAGTATTGTACAGCACAGTGTTGCACAGCGTATAtgttatatataaacacatacatgatAGCAGGaatacatcacaacaacaaaatgtctaTGAATTAGTCACACAACCTGGGtactaacacagccacacacagacacaggcacacatgttgcacgcacacacacactctatttaTCTGGTCCAGAaaattacccccaccctccacccacccaaaaaTGTGTAaaagaggtggtttttttttgttttttttttgttttgtttttaatataccatatatgtatacatgaacGGATCAGCTAGGCAGATATCAGAAAGGAAAGATGAcggaatgaaaataaaataaatctataAAATAGccaagaacaaagaaagagagcaacagaaaagaggacaaTTTTTAGCACAGATTTCCCAGGAGGAGATACTATTTATAACTTAAAGAGTCATGAGGGGACGCAATCTGCTGAAATTATTGATCTAATAAACTGACAGCGGCCGATTTTTATCATTCCACATCCTTTTCCTCCACCAGTTGTGCTGCGGCTGTCAACAAATTCAACAAAGATTTTCACTGTATTGGGCAATATTTTCTGAGTTTCTCTCACTTGTTCAACAACActgctctctttttttatcaccTGTGTTTTCTGCTTGTCAACGAAATCGTACTTCATTCTTCATGAATTAAACCAAAACTTGGTACTAGTTTAGGCACTGATAATGCAGGAAGCATAGTAATACAAATATCATCACacataaccaacaacaaaagaatatatatatatcattttcatGGTTACGAAATTAGCACTCGCAAGTCTCCGTCACAGGTGGGCGCGCCAGTTCGGCAGCAAAATGCAAACCAGTGGCATCACCGACCCCGGCAATTTTCTTTGATTGTCTTTactcataaaacaaaaacaaacaccacactccACTTTCAAGTGCCTTTCGCACGCAAAACGCTCGTTCTGTAACCAACACGTTGGTTGGACTTTTAACTTACCACGCTGACAGAAAATATCTTGGGAGTGAGTCGTCTATTGGCTTATGCTGATTCCAAGGAATGAGACAAGATCCATTATTGATCGATCAGCCAGCGGTCGTGGGTCTACTTATGGCGCTAGGCCGCCATATTGTTTACGGAAGTAGCGCAATGGCACAAAACGGTGACGTAAAGCACAACTGGTGCACTTCACCAGGGCAGTGACCAATGTAAACGAATGGCACTTGTCGTGTTTGTTCAGGTATTTGGGGCCACTGGCAGTTAAGCTCCTCCTTAAACATTTGGGAATCATATCAAGCACGGAAGACTGGCTATTTAAACAGGTATCAGATCGGACTGTTGTCCcgtgttttcttgttcttttcactTGTAATGGAATTCCGGCTTAACGATGTGTAAATCAATTTTTGGGGTTTATGTTGAAACTTCTTTTAAAGTACTACATGTATGCTTTCCTTATACATTCATGTCAGGATATAGCTaccctcaatacacacacacacacacacacacacagagagagagagagagagagagtacacatgttgtgcataggtacacacacatgcattcaaacacacataaactGGGAACaaaatgcatgtgcacacacaacaacTTTCATTTTAATGTCATGATACTTACCAGTTGAGAATATAACTCTGTGTGctatggttgttttttgttgttgttttttatcattaaCCTGTTTGTTTGCataaaatggataaataaagaaTTTTCACAATGGATTGAGATGATTTGGAGTGAAGTCCTGCTCatgcctgccggagaacccacttagagtaggactaagttttcatcctcactaataggtctgtcgctttctgtagcttgtttttctttcatcgcaacccaacaaaaacggcgtaaaaatcaaattgatgattgtggccgtcaacgcagtgaaagtgaaagtgaaatgcGCAGCTGAAAagcttgtattttgttgttgttacagtgctTAAATTGAAActgcaaggacaacaatgatgttCAGTGCTTTATGTAGTAATGCAATATAATTGcagaaatgagtgaatgaaatTCATTTAAAACTAATGTCACAATTTTACCTCATCTCTTATTTTGTTCCAGCTGAGGCTTGCAGTCTGCACTTTACACCGAGATGAGAGTGCTAAGTAAACAGTCTCACTAAGCCATACTGACCACTCTACAGTGCAAACACAATCTCCTTTACAAACACCATGTCAGCCACCCGACGGGCCTCCTTAACGCGGGGGCGTTGGGGAAAGCTCAAAGCCCTCGAACAAGCAAAGCAGGCTGCCGCAGCCCCAGAAAACCAACCTGTCTCACAAAGAACACTGGACAGGGTAACAAAAGAGAGGGATGAGGCAAACAAAAAACTTGACGCTGCTGTCAAAGAGAACTCCAATCTGAAAACCCATCTCCGCAACGTAGCTAAAAAGGTGATGGATACTGCAAACCCAACTCCTTTTCTGTCTGGCACGGAGAAAGACCCGAGTGAAATTTCTGAGCAGGAGTTGATAGCATTGATTGGGACATTGCTACCTGTGGAGAAGAATGTGACGCTGGAATCGAGGATCGAGGAGCTGGAGACGAGGATCACCTTGCTGAGCGGGGAGCTGGGCAAACTGCTGAAGGTGAAGCTGAACGTGGAGACCAGGCTGAAAGAACTGGGATCCTGTCAGGATCTGGACACCGTGCAACAGGGTCTGAAGCAACTCTGGCTGGAAAGCTGTGAGTATTTGTGGATTTATATTTTTTGTCTTGTTGATGTTAACTGTATGTCAAAGTGTCAAACAGCTCTGGTTGGGAAGCAGTGAGTTTTTGTggatttagatatatatattttttgttgttgttgttgttgttgtttttttgacaaaaACAGTGTGAAATAGCTCTGGTTGGAAAGCAATGAGTTTATTGGATTTAtgttttttgtcttgttgatgtaaactgtgtcaaagtgtgAAACCGCTCTGACTGGAAAGCAGTGAGTTTTTTAGtggatttatgttttttttatattgttgatgTGAACTGTGCGTCAAAGCATCAAACAGCTCTGGCTGGAAATCAGTGAAtttagtggatttttttttttttttttttttgtcttgtcaatGTTAACTGTATGTCAAAGTGTTGAACAGCTCTGGTTGGAAATCAGTGAATTTAGTggatttgtattttttgtcttgTCGATATAAACTGTGTATCAAAGTGTGAAGCAACTCTGGTTGGAAAGCAGTGAGTTTATTGGATTCatattttcttttgtcttgttgATAATAACTGTGTGTCAACAGCTCTGGTTGGGAAgcagtgagtttttgtgtgtgtgttttttttggggtttttttgttttttttgtgtgtttttttccaacaaaaaCAGTGTGAAATAGCTCTGGTTGGAAAGCAGTGAGTTTATTGGATTTATGTTTTTTGTCTTGTCAACATAAACTATGTGTCAGAATTTGATATCTTCTTTTGTCATACTGACATGAACtgaaaagaataataaaatatacatatattactCTGGGTatggcattatcatcatcagtatcatcattattatcattattataaaataGTCTTCAAAGTTACTTTTATATTCCGTTAGTTTTTGTGATATTTCACTGATCTTCAtcaagttttatattttgttttaactGTGTTCCTATACTATACCTGAAACcatacctgtatatatatatgtatgctgtaaccttactatgtgtgtgtgtgtgtgtgtgtgtgtgtgtgtgtgtgaacatattatTGCTTTAAAGGCTGCATACATCTGAAACTGAAATTTCTAACAGAAATCAGTTTCACTTACCTTATGATATATATTTCAGTTTGTCATCATTTATATTGCCATACACTATTTTTATGTGTACACTGTTTACCCTCCGCACAGACACAGTCTCTCATCACATTTCTCAGTTCTgtcttgttttcattgtgttttgttcCGATTGGCCTtcgtttctacacacacacgtgtgagtgtgtgtgtgtgtgtgtgtgtgagtgtgtgtgtgtgcgcacgcacacacacaatgagtttCTTCTGAAAGAAGTGTGGTCtatgttattttattattgttatttgtttgggttttttatagtctccacacacacacacacacacacacacacacacacacacacacacacacacacacacacacacacactgttaaacacacatacatgctcaaacacacatacaagcacaagcacaaacacacactatgacaTCACTTTAGTGAATAGACGctaagctactactactactactactactactaataataataataataatgtacatttgtattgtgccctttctctctgagagctcagggcactttacatgaaagagaaATGTTAAATTTACattaatcattcatgaccacccccaacacacactctccctttcccactctccatacatccaaagtgagctgacatggttggtgttggagaacaaggaagctgagagtgcttaaagataggtttttaaatgatgagtttttagtgatgagcgaaaagcagaaagagaatcagatgcacagaatcagatgaggaaggttgttccagatgtgaggagcagcaaagaagaaagaacgttcaccataggttctcgATTTGActtgaggaagtttcaaaaggtaacagtcagaggaagagcggagatttcttgcaggagtgtaaacactgataaggtcagaaaggtaTGTAGGTCCTGTGGgggtggaaagcagaatagcagagacacgcaactttgtatttaattctcgcttcaatggggagccaatgtggagtgtggaagtgaggagaaatgtgatcagtatgtgggaCTCAGAGTAAtggccaatacacacacacatacacacaaacacagacacacgtcatGTCAACGGAACTGGATAAATAACCGATTCATCATCAGCATACACTGGCCTAAATATTATTCACTGTTTCACACTGGTTGCTGCATTTCATCTCCAGGTACAACCAAGCTGTTTGCTGGGGAGTCATTCAAACTGAAAGACGTTGACAGCAGTCAGGATGAGCAGGGCTCTTCATCTGAAACCCCAAACCAcaactccatccctccctccgttCAGATCAATCTGGAGCGAGTGGACATAGCAGCAGTGAGTAgtaattgtgttgtgttctattatgttgtgttgcattgccttgcattgcattgcattgtattgcattgcattgtactgtactgggttgggttttgttgtgttatgttgtgttgcattgccttgcattgcattgtattgcattgcattgtactgtactgggttgggttttgttgtgttatattgtgttgcattgccttgcattgcattgtattgcattgcattgtactatactgggttgggttttgttgtgttatgtagtattgtattgcattgctttgtattgtgttactttttgtcacaacagacttctctctgtgaaatttctCCCGGAGAGAGCATGTTAccacattgcagcgccacccatacaTTTTTTCCCGTCTgtgagcgttgttgttgttgtctattgtCAGAAAAACAGActtttgtctgaaaaaaaaaaaagttccatggacaacccttttgttgccttgggttctttaatgcatgctgcacacaggttcATCTTCTCACCTGAAAGACCAGcaatcagaccaccactcaaggtctcgtgtaGGGTATTGGAGGGATTAAAAATCATGGTCCATCGATGGGACTCAGACACTCGCTTCCTAATCAGGCGTGTCACCGCTAGACCTTAGTCAGGTGGCCCAGCAGTTATGCACCCAGCTTATTTCATGTTTTGGTTAGGCattgactggcgcaatagccaaatggttaaagtgttggactttcaatctgagtgtctgGGGTTCAGATCTcggtgtcgcctggtgggtaaagggtggaggtttttctgatctcccaagtcaacatatgtacagacctgccagtgcctgaacccccttcgtgtgtatacgcacgcagaagatcaaatacgcacattaaagatcctgtaatccatgtcagcgttcagtgggttatggaaacaagaacatactcagcatgcacacccccgaaaacggagtatggctgcctacatggtggggtaaataaacaaaaacggtcatacacgtaaaatgttacatgtttgtctgagtgtgtatgtgtgcatgcctgaaatatgattgaacgacacaggaatggcagccgtcagttagctctacccaggttggcagcctgttgagtaaatgaccctgtgtctctaaagcacttagagcttggtctccgaccgaggataggcgctatataagtatccatatcaatcaatcaatcagtctgctCCTTTCGTTTGTTTAGCAGATGCGTTGTAGTGTAACATATCAATAGTGGATCATATCGCATGCTTTTACGCCTCCTTgaaaccttgaaactgaaacttgttgttACAATTGTTGTTATGTCTCTTCTTATTTGTGTTCTA contains:
- the LOC143281442 gene encoding uncharacterized protein LOC143281442 → MQRLPQQHQDYIYFHTSLKAPLATFDTIDLGDEDVPAVRSEPSPLSTPVRSGDHDPRAPRPPGDSPKIGGAQSKGRGGAGKAGTEPHCQLPSAAHPALQNDDSHPSPSSPAAEGSDEEEVPTPTNHSPTPDLPDAVESQPSAAVDGIELDTTGESSSDPSAPIEGEKEAQETAASPSSQVQSIGKIQGAWLKHQDSDSSSSSGSGCDTFTFRPIKGSASASATQDDDEDDDDTDYTPQTQRRLILRDKSNDYSLNLYPEGLDPGQIASPSKRKAYEKRLQRLQVKTSPIVRPRSTTPINVVTLEEYISSSPDTPASPFQEKLKISLPNSEFPSKVKSPRSARKQSESQTESCFVFNEEILFSHTRSALVVDEVGHVPPSPRRVLIPPTLSPSTSPKLGRAADLKSDSNPPTELVYFKGKKEERGGGGEEEEEDIFGQPATQGDSDWATFSEADVSSRGEEACGGQEERHIALSSSDSDSDKEEEEEEILTVNIDQSEGLCKPSNIQVVLSAASSSTPSPSTPDSDEAIKAAATVISQQEKSKEGGDKEEERQDEATPRPPPIPPRRRPPPPPPQPPPPPDVVPGDEGGVELSSAQCDLLVDISTQ
- the LOC143281659 gene encoding uncharacterized protein LOC143281659: MSATRRASLTRGRWGKLKALEQAKQAAAAPENQPVSQRTLDRVTKERDEANKKLDAAVKENSNLKTHLRNVAKKVMDTANPTPFLSGTEKDPSEISEQELIALIGTLLPVEKNVTLESRIEELETRITLLSGELGKLLKVKLNVETRLKELGSCQDLDTVQQGLKQLWLESCTTKLFAGESFKLKDVDSSQDEQGSSSETPNHNSIPPSVQINLERVDIAAPGQAKKAGDTHIKNMQPDLRQLVIQDLSLYKGNGADWRLMAERVGVPGSLVSTWQQMKLSQPMKNVLGVWATSPGATVRMLHRHLVSPQMRCVMLAKRISDYYEV